The proteins below are encoded in one region of Leptotrichia sp. oral taxon 218:
- a CDS encoding endonuclease MutS2: MKKNYDVLEFHKIINDLMELALLDSTKEKFLDIDIIKEKSVLDKELVLMSEMIDFYKFDDGLELTGLADLSRMFKSIDVIGSYLSSEDFSVLKRNLAIFRISKGRAKNVRDKYKTIWNLFADAQEVKDIENFISEAIDDNGELKDDASFGLKDVRRQKQNINANIKEKFDDLMSNKDTQRAVQERIITKRNERYVIAVKTDFKGLIKGIEHDRSATGSTVYIEPINIVSLNNKLREYEAREREEIRKILLRLTEIVKTKKEEILEIKEILERLDFLNAKTIYSVNKKCVVPKVINKEYLKLVDARHPLIDEEKVVPINFSVGNGENIMLITGPNTGGKTVTLKVAGLLTLMALSGIPIPAGEKTEIGYFHNVLADIGDEQSLEQNLSSFSGHVSKIKEIIENSSSKSLVLIDELGSGTDPMEGAAFAMSIIDYLNKKNITSIITTHYSEVKAHAFNSENIKSASMEFDVESLSPTYRLLEGIPGESNALIIARKYGISDEIIENAKKYISEDNRKVEEMIKSIKEKNDELHLLTQELENSKSELLTQKNLYEEKIVNLENEKNKIIKRAYDKADDYLKNIQAKAKSLIEKISKEESKKEDAKNTQRSLNMLRESFIIDKKKNIKEKKVVVKNVDFSEGEEVLVKTLNQNGKILRVMPKDGRVQVQSGILKLVVSMDDIVKIQKKKNNRLKNFAALKRTSQVRGELDVRGMNADEAISEIETYFDRAMLTGYNEVYIIHGKGTMVLRKKIQEYLRTSKYVSEFKDANQNEGGVGCTVVTLK, encoded by the coding sequence ATGAAAAAAAATTATGATGTGCTGGAATTTCATAAAATAATTAATGATCTTATGGAATTGGCTCTTTTAGACAGTACGAAAGAAAAATTTTTGGACATTGATATTATAAAAGAAAAATCTGTTTTAGATAAAGAACTTGTTTTAATGTCTGAAATGATAGATTTTTATAAATTTGATGATGGATTGGAACTTACAGGTTTAGCTGATTTGTCGAGAATGTTTAAGTCAATTGATGTTATTGGAAGTTACTTGAGTAGTGAAGATTTTTCTGTGCTTAAGAGAAATTTGGCAATTTTTAGGATTTCTAAAGGGAGAGCTAAAAATGTGCGAGATAAATATAAGACTATTTGGAATTTGTTTGCAGATGCACAGGAAGTGAAAGATATTGAGAACTTTATTTCCGAAGCAATTGATGATAATGGAGAATTAAAAGATGACGCATCTTTTGGGTTAAAAGATGTAAGACGGCAAAAACAAAATATTAACGCAAATATAAAAGAAAAATTTGATGATTTGATGTCGAATAAAGATACCCAAAGGGCTGTGCAAGAACGGATTATAACTAAAAGGAACGAGAGATATGTAATTGCTGTAAAAACAGATTTTAAAGGACTTATAAAAGGTATTGAGCACGATAGGTCGGCTACTGGAAGTACAGTTTACATTGAACCAATAAATATTGTTTCGCTGAATAATAAACTTAGGGAATATGAAGCGAGAGAACGAGAAGAAATTAGAAAAATTTTGTTGCGGTTGACAGAGATTGTAAAAACTAAAAAAGAAGAAATTTTAGAAATAAAAGAAATATTGGAAAGGCTTGATTTTTTGAATGCCAAGACAATTTATTCTGTGAATAAAAAATGCGTTGTGCCAAAAGTTATAAATAAAGAATATTTGAAATTGGTTGACGCAAGACATCCGTTGATTGATGAAGAAAAAGTTGTGCCGATTAATTTTTCAGTTGGAAATGGTGAAAATATTATGCTTATAACAGGGCCGAATACTGGTGGAAAAACAGTTACATTAAAAGTAGCAGGACTTTTAACTTTAATGGCTTTGTCAGGAATTCCAATTCCAGCGGGAGAAAAAACGGAAATTGGATATTTTCACAATGTACTGGCTGACATTGGGGATGAGCAAAGTTTGGAGCAAAATCTGTCATCATTTTCAGGACATGTCAGTAAAATTAAAGAAATTATTGAGAATTCGAGCAGTAAATCGCTTGTTTTGATAGATGAGCTTGGAAGTGGAACAGATCCGATGGAAGGTGCGGCTTTTGCGATGTCAATCATTGATTATTTGAATAAAAAAAATATAACATCAATAATTACGACACATTATAGTGAAGTGAAGGCACACGCTTTTAATTCTGAAAATATAAAAAGTGCATCTATGGAATTTGATGTCGAAAGTTTATCACCGACTTACAGACTTTTGGAAGGAATTCCAGGAGAGAGTAATGCGCTTATAATCGCAAGAAAATATGGAATCAGCGATGAAATTATTGAAAATGCAAAAAAATATATAAGTGAAGATAATAGAAAAGTTGAAGAAATGATTAAATCAATAAAAGAAAAAAATGACGAACTTCACTTGTTGACTCAGGAACTTGAAAATTCCAAAAGCGAACTTTTGACACAAAAAAATCTTTATGAAGAAAAAATTGTAAATTTAGAAAATGAAAAAAATAAAATTATAAAAAGAGCTTATGACAAAGCGGACGACTATTTGAAAAATATTCAAGCAAAAGCAAAAAGTCTAATTGAAAAAATTAGCAAGGAAGAAAGTAAAAAAGAAGATGCAAAAAATACTCAACGAAGTTTAAACATGCTCCGTGAATCGTTTATAATTGACAAGAAAAAAAATATTAAAGAAAAAAAAGTTGTAGTTAAAAATGTTGATTTTTCTGAAGGGGAAGAAGTTTTGGTAAAAACTTTAAATCAAAATGGAAAAATTTTGAGAGTGATGCCAAAAGATGGTCGAGTTCAAGTGCAATCGGGAATTTTAAAATTGGTTGTGTCAATGGATGACATCGTAAAAATTCAAAAGAAAAAAAATAATAGACTTAAAAATTTTGCCGCATTAAAAAGAACTTCCCAAGTTCGTGGGGAACTTGATGTGCGTGGAATGAATGCAGACGAAGCAATTTCCGAAATTGAGACATATTTTGACCGTGCAATGCTTACAGGTTATAACGAAGTTTACATAATTCATGGAAAAGGAACGATGGTTTTGAGAAAGAAAATTCAGGAATATTTGAGAACTTCAAAATATGTGAGTGAGTTTAAAGACGCTAACCAAAATGAAGGTGGAGTTGGTTGTACGGTTGTAACTTTAAAATAA
- a CDS encoding precorrin-8X methylmutase: MSYIKDPKSIETRSFEIITETLGDKLDRFSESEKLIVKRLVHTTGDFDYANIVEFENDPIESAEEVLKEGNCKIYCDTNMIVNGLNKNALAKFGAKAYCLVADPDVAKEAKEKGVTRSMIGLERALKDPQTKIFLIGNAPTALFTLLEKMKKENLPRLIVGVPVGFVGCPESKKELSKYEVPFIRTNGTKGGSTVAVGVMHGILYQMYERDKYFNN, translated from the coding sequence ATGTCATATATAAAAGATCCAAAATCCATTGAAACAAGAAGTTTTGAGATAATAACTGAAACTTTAGGAGATAAACTTGATAGATTTAGTGAAAGCGAAAAACTAATTGTGAAAAGACTCGTTCATACAACTGGAGATTTTGATTATGCTAATATTGTTGAATTTGAAAATGATCCGATAGAATCAGCAGAAGAAGTGCTAAAAGAAGGAAACTGTAAAATTTACTGTGATACGAATATGATTGTGAATGGACTTAATAAAAATGCTCTTGCAAAGTTTGGTGCTAAAGCCTACTGTCTTGTAGCTGATCCTGATGTTGCAAAGGAAGCAAAAGAAAAAGGAGTGACTCGTTCAATGATTGGACTTGAAAGAGCACTAAAAGATCCACAAACTAAAATTTTTCTAATTGGAAATGCACCGACTGCACTTTTTACCTTGCTTGAAAAAATGAAGAAGGAAAATTTGCCAAGATTAATTGTTGGAGTGCCAGTTGGTTTTGTTGGATGTCCAGAGTCGAAAAAGGAGCTCTCAAAATACGAAGTGCCGTTTATTCGGACAAATGGGACTAAAGGTGGAAGTACGGTTGCAGTTGGAGTTATGCACGGAATTTTGTATCAGATGTACGAAAGGGATAAATACTTTAATAATTAA
- a CDS encoding rod shape-determining protein, whose translation MGAFDFVKIFRVNKSISIDLGTANILIYDKQRKKIVLNEPSVVARDRKTGKLIAVGKEAREMLGKTPDSIQAIKPLQDGVIADIDSTKEMITYFIHKIYGNSLFKPEVMICVPIEVTSVERKALFDAVRGAKKTYIIEEGRAAIIGSGVDISQPEGSMVIDIGGGSTDIAILSLDEIIASKSIRIAGNKFDDDIVKYVKRKYNLLIGDRTAEKIKKELASALEVQNPEILEIKGRDLESGIPNTVEINANEIYEAIEESLFQIVAATKEVLEKCPPELAADILDNGIIMTGGGSLIKNFIDMMEKEVGIKVFLSPNPLDSVVLGGGAAFDNKKLLRTLQMKEN comes from the coding sequence ATGGGAGCATTTGATTTTGTAAAAATATTCAGAGTAAACAAAAGTATTTCAATTGATTTGGGTACGGCGAATATTTTAATTTATGATAAACAAAGAAAGAAAATCGTATTAAATGAGCCATCGGTAGTAGCCAGAGATAGAAAGACAGGAAAATTAATTGCGGTAGGAAAAGAAGCAAGAGAAATGTTAGGAAAAACACCTGACAGTATTCAAGCTATAAAACCGCTTCAAGATGGAGTTATCGCAGATATTGATTCTACAAAAGAAATGATAACATACTTTATTCACAAAATTTATGGAAATTCACTTTTTAAACCAGAAGTTATGATTTGTGTGCCGATTGAAGTTACGAGCGTGGAAAGAAAAGCACTTTTTGACGCTGTAAGAGGAGCTAAAAAGACTTATATCATAGAAGAAGGAAGAGCTGCGATAATCGGTTCAGGAGTGGATATTTCACAACCTGAAGGAAGCATGGTAATCGATATAGGTGGAGGTTCTACTGATATTGCTATTTTATCATTAGATGAAATTATTGCAAGTAAGTCGATAAGAATTGCCGGAAATAAATTTGATGATGATATAGTTAAATATGTAAAAAGAAAATATAATTTGTTAATTGGAGATAGAACAGCTGAAAAAATTAAAAAGGAATTGGCTTCGGCACTTGAAGTTCAAAATCCTGAAATTTTAGAAATCAAAGGTAGAGATTTGGAGTCAGGAATTCCAAATACAGTTGAAATTAACGCAAATGAAATTTATGAAGCAATCGAAGAATCACTTTTCCAAATAGTTGCAGCTACAAAAGAAGTTTTGGAAAAATGTCCGCCAGAATTAGCAGCTGATATTTTGGATAATGGAATTATTATGACAGGTGGAGGTTCATTAATTAAAAACTTTATCGATATGATGGAAAAAGAAGTTGGAATTAAAGTATTCTTATCGCCTAATCCATTAGATTCAGTAGTTTTAGGTGGAGGAGCTGCATTTGACAATAAAAAATTGCTTCGAACACTTCAAATGAAAGAAAATTAA
- a CDS encoding ATPase encodes MKSSEILRNFKNEIKTGKVSASYLFFGDKRVDLLHYALVFSKMVMTQDVKNEDIKTQIEKQIDNLAHPDVEIVNKNNGNIKIDEIREIIYETIESSFNSPKKIFIICGVENLRKESANALLKTIEEPPKNVYFILLSRTLNIIPTIKSRAIKFHLESSTSLELGVDKKTYDFFDGNENDIKLFKKNYLEKNISLENLSFEIKTVEDILKNIVNMQNYLFYNLETENYLELIIKYNKSIEFLVKEVKFWDMENVYFMLNEIEIEVKKNREFLINFLSKVIICAKVMVNSKDLKKLIEIKNSVRNNVNIRSILFNFFNILYDA; translated from the coding sequence ATGAAAAGCAGTGAAATTTTAAGAAATTTTAAAAATGAAATAAAAACTGGAAAAGTGAGTGCAAGTTATCTTTTTTTTGGCGATAAAAGAGTTGATTTGCTTCACTACGCCTTAGTTTTTTCAAAAATGGTGATGACGCAAGATGTAAAAAATGAAGATATAAAAACTCAAATTGAAAAACAAATTGATAATTTAGCTCATCCTGATGTTGAAATTGTTAATAAAAATAATGGAAATATAAAAATTGATGAAATTCGGGAAATTATTTATGAGACGATTGAATCGTCATTTAATTCGCCAAAAAAAATATTTATAATTTGTGGTGTGGAAAATTTGAGAAAAGAGTCGGCAAATGCTTTATTAAAAACGATTGAAGAGCCACCTAAAAATGTTTATTTCATACTTTTGTCAAGAACATTGAATATAATTCCGACAATAAAATCTCGTGCAATAAAATTTCATCTGGAAAGTTCAACTAGTCTTGAACTCGGAGTTGATAAAAAAACTTATGATTTTTTTGATGGAAATGAAAACGACATAAAATTATTTAAAAAAAATTATTTAGAAAAAAATATTTCGCTTGAAAATCTTTCGTTTGAAATAAAAACAGTTGAAGATATTTTAAAAAATATTGTTAATATGCAAAATTATTTATTTTATAATTTAGAAACTGAAAATTATTTGGAATTAATAATAAAATATAACAAAAGTATTGAATTTTTAGTAAAAGAAGTTAAATTTTGGGATATGGAAAATGTGTATTTTATGTTAAACGAAATTGAAATTGAAGTGAAAAAAAATAGAGAATTTTTGATAAATTTTTTGTCTAAAGTGATTATCTGTGCAAAAGTTATGGTAAATAGCAAAGATTTGAAAAAATTGATAGAAATAAAAAATAGTGTGCGAAATAATGTAAACATTAGAAGTATTTTATTTAATTTTTTTAATATATTGTATGATGCATAA
- a CDS encoding Cof-type HAD-IIB family hydrolase yields MNYKLIATDMDDTLLNESQKISAGNEKAIVKAQKNGVKFVLASGRPSFAMFEYAKKLQMDKFEGYILAFNGGELIDSKNNEIVFEQGLDKNDIKTVYNAAKKLNLTMLLYRNDTVFATNEADEALVEARLCKMKFQKFESLEELEKFGVERTAKCMIVGDPKLVKDAEKYMKKIHGNDYFIAISKPIFLEIANKNVNKGKTLARLGKILGIKTEEMIAVGDSGNDKPLLETVGMPVAVANATEEIKNLSKFVSTSNDESALKTVIENFFDF; encoded by the coding sequence ATGAACTATAAATTAATCGCAACTGATATGGACGACACTTTGTTAAATGAATCACAAAAAATTTCAGCTGGAAATGAAAAAGCTATTGTCAAAGCTCAAAAAAATGGAGTAAAATTTGTACTTGCAAGTGGAAGACCTAGTTTTGCAATGTTTGAATATGCAAAAAAACTTCAAATGGACAAATTTGAAGGATATATTTTGGCTTTTAATGGTGGAGAGTTAATTGATTCAAAAAATAATGAAATAGTTTTTGAACAGGGACTTGACAAAAATGATATAAAAACTGTCTATAACGCAGCAAAAAAATTAAATTTAACAATGCTGCTTTACAGAAACGACACTGTTTTTGCCACAAACGAAGCAGATGAAGCACTTGTAGAAGCAAGATTATGCAAAATGAAATTTCAAAAATTTGAATCTTTGGAAGAACTAGAAAAATTTGGTGTTGAAAGAACTGCAAAATGTATGATTGTGGGTGATCCAAAACTTGTTAAAGATGCTGAAAAATATATGAAAAAAATTCATGGAAATGACTATTTTATTGCGATTTCAAAGCCTATTTTTTTAGAAATTGCCAATAAAAATGTGAATAAAGGAAAAACTTTAGCTAGACTTGGAAAAATTTTGGGAATTAAAACTGAAGAAATGATAGCGGTTGGAGATAGTGGAAACGATAAACCACTTTTAGAAACTGTTGGAATGCCTGTCGCCGTTGCAAATGCAACTGAAGAAATTAAAAATTTATCAAAATTTGTATCCACTTCAAATGACGAAAGTGCACTAAAAACCGTAATTGAAAATTTTTTTGATTTCTAA
- a CDS encoding outer membrane beta-barrel protein, with the protein MKKILVLLTLVGSIAMAQGNIYEFRAGWDLHNRAKDSDKEYQIRKDVLKTGPEVSFEYRKEVTDNLELGGGLAYKYNNLTARKVDVDEKKVSVSMKGLHSVPIYATAKYNFKNDSAVTPYVKAKLGFAVNSGKIDFQKINTPGIDETAQMKFKHGFYYGAGAGVEYNNFVADLSYNVNTLRAKYNYSYNDLLGTKKESSSKETLNHGMLTLSVGYALKN; encoded by the coding sequence ATGAAAAAAATTTTAGTATTATTGACATTAGTTGGATCAATCGCAATGGCTCAAGGAAATATTTATGAATTTAGAGCAGGTTGGGATTTACACAACAGAGCAAAAGATTCTGATAAAGAATATCAAATCAGAAAAGATGTATTAAAAACTGGTCCAGAAGTTTCATTTGAATACAGAAAAGAAGTTACAGATAATCTTGAATTAGGTGGAGGACTTGCTTATAAATACAACAATTTAACTGCTAGAAAAGTAGATGTTGATGAAAAAAAAGTTAGTGTTTCTATGAAAGGTTTACATTCTGTACCTATCTACGCAACTGCAAAATATAACTTTAAAAACGATTCAGCTGTTACACCTTATGTAAAAGCTAAATTAGGATTTGCAGTAAATTCTGGAAAAATTGATTTCCAAAAAATTAATACACCTGGAATAGATGAAACTGCTCAAATGAAATTTAAACACGGATTCTACTACGGAGCAGGAGCAGGAGTTGAATATAATAATTTCGTTGCTGACTTATCATACAATGTAAATACATTAAGAGCTAAATACAACTACAGCTACAACGATTTATTAGGAACTAAAAAAGAATCATCAAGCAAAGAAACTTTAAATCATGGAATGTTGACATTAAGTGTTGGTTATGCTTTGAAAAACTAA